The following are encoded together in the Gloeomargarita sp. SKYB120 genome:
- a CDS encoding glycogen/starch/alpha-glucan phosphorylase, whose amino-acid sequence MTTATPTAPQPLYEDDRTGLSVETLKRAFMDNLFYIQGKFPRLATQHDYYMALAYTVRDRLLQRWISTAETYTTNKSRTVCYLSAEFLMGPHLGNNLINLGIYDQVKQAITELGLDFDALLYQEEEPGLGNGGLGRLAACFLDSLATLQIPAIGYGIRYEFGIFDQEIRDGWQVEITDKWLRFGNPWEIARPEWAVDVKLGGYTEPYTDEQGNYRVRWHPHQVIKGVPYDTPILGYLVNTANTLRLWKAEAPESFDFAAFNRGDYYGAVDEKIVSENVTKVLYPNDEPIQGKRLRLMQQIFFVSCSLQDMFRILKGQGIPVTDFHKKFAIQLNDTHPAIAVAELMRLLVDEHHLDWDTAWDITTQSCAYTNHTLLPEALERWPLDMFASLLPRHLEIIYEINRRFLDLVRERFPGDLGKVQRMSLIDESGERYVRMANLATVGSKAVNGVAALHTELLKQTVLKDFYDLWPEKFQNKTNGVTPRRWLLLSNLRLSRLIASRIGKDWVTHYEQLRQLEAHVDDPQFRQEWRDCKRAIKAELVDFIRERTGVVVDPDSMFDVQIKRIHEYKRQHLQALHIVALYNRLKRNPGLEIPPRTFIFGGKAAPGYFMAKLIIKLINSIAEVVNHDPDIQGRIQVVFLPDYNVKLAQRVFPAADLSEQISTAGKEASGTGNMKFALNGAVTIGTLDGANIEIRERVGAENFFLFGLTAQEVMALRAQGYRPWEYYNSNPVLKEVIDQIASGMFSRGDTSLFRPLVDSLLNHDPYFLLADFQSFLDCQDQVSETYKDPERWTRMSILNTARTGYFSSDRTIQEYCRDIWRASPVPIELKPYDHYQAGMRLT is encoded by the coding sequence ATGACGACAGCAACGCCAACAGCGCCCCAGCCCTTGTACGAAGACGACCGGACGGGGTTGAGTGTGGAGACGCTCAAGCGAGCATTTATGGACAACTTGTTCTACATCCAGGGCAAGTTTCCGCGTCTCGCCACCCAGCATGACTACTACATGGCCCTAGCCTACACGGTGCGCGACCGGCTGCTACAACGGTGGATCAGTACGGCTGAAACTTACACCACGAACAAATCCCGCACGGTGTGTTACCTGTCAGCGGAGTTTCTCATGGGACCGCACCTGGGTAACAATCTCATCAACCTGGGGATTTACGACCAGGTGAAACAGGCGATTACGGAACTAGGCTTGGACTTTGACGCTCTGCTGTACCAGGAAGAAGAACCGGGCTTGGGCAATGGGGGTTTGGGACGGCTGGCGGCCTGCTTTTTGGACTCCCTAGCGACGCTGCAAATTCCCGCTATCGGCTACGGCATCCGTTACGAATTCGGCATTTTTGACCAGGAGATTCGCGACGGTTGGCAAGTCGAAATCACAGATAAATGGCTGCGCTTTGGTAACCCCTGGGAAATTGCGCGACCGGAATGGGCGGTGGACGTCAAACTCGGCGGTTACACCGAACCCTACACCGATGAACAGGGGAACTATCGGGTGCGCTGGCATCCCCACCAGGTGATTAAAGGTGTGCCCTACGACACCCCTATCTTGGGTTATCTGGTCAATACGGCCAACACCCTGCGTCTATGGAAAGCCGAAGCGCCGGAATCGTTCGATTTTGCAGCGTTTAATCGCGGGGATTATTACGGGGCGGTGGATGAAAAGATTGTTTCCGAAAACGTGACCAAGGTGCTTTACCCCAACGATGAACCCATCCAGGGCAAGCGCTTGCGGTTGATGCAGCAGATTTTCTTTGTCTCCTGCTCGCTCCAGGACATGTTCCGCATTTTGAAGGGGCAGGGAATTCCCGTCACCGATTTCCACAAAAAATTCGCCATCCAACTCAATGACACCCACCCAGCCATTGCGGTGGCAGAACTGATGCGCCTGCTGGTGGATGAACACCACCTGGACTGGGACACCGCCTGGGACATCACCACCCAAAGCTGCGCTTACACCAACCACACCCTGTTGCCGGAAGCTCTGGAGCGCTGGCCCTTGGATATGTTTGCGTCGCTGTTGCCGCGCCATCTGGAAATCATCTACGAAATCAACCGGCGGTTTCTGGACCTGGTGCGGGAGCGGTTCCCTGGTGACCTGGGTAAGGTACAACGGATGTCCTTGATTGACGAAAGCGGCGAACGCTACGTGCGCATGGCGAATCTGGCTACCGTCGGCAGCAAGGCGGTCAATGGCGTGGCGGCGTTGCACACGGAATTGCTCAAACAAACCGTACTTAAGGACTTTTACGACCTGTGGCCGGAGAAGTTCCAAAACAAGACTAACGGCGTGACTCCCCGGCGCTGGCTGCTGTTGAGCAATTTACGTCTCAGCCGGTTGATTGCTAGTCGCATTGGCAAGGACTGGGTGACCCACTACGAACAGCTCCGCCAGTTGGAAGCCCACGTGGACGACCCCCAATTCCGGCAGGAGTGGCGAGACTGCAAGCGGGCCATCAAAGCTGAGCTGGTGGATTTCATCCGCGAGCGCACCGGCGTGGTGGTGGACCCAGACTCGATGTTCGATGTGCAAATCAAGCGCATCCATGAATACAAACGGCAACATCTCCAGGCGCTGCACATTGTGGCCCTGTATAACCGGCTCAAGCGCAATCCCGGTTTAGAAATTCCCCCCCGCACCTTTATCTTCGGCGGTAAAGCGGCGCCTGGCTATTTCATGGCCAAGTTGATTATCAAACTCATTAACTCGATTGCCGAGGTGGTCAACCACGACCCGGACATCCAAGGGCGCATCCAGGTGGTGTTTTTGCCGGACTACAACGTGAAGCTGGCCCAGCGGGTGTTTCCTGCCGCCGATTTATCTGAGCAAATTTCCACCGCTGGCAAGGAAGCCTCTGGCACCGGCAACATGAAATTTGCCCTGAATGGCGCTGTGACGATTGGCACGCTGGACGGGGCCAACATCGAAATCCGCGAGCGCGTGGGTGCAGAAAACTTCTTCCTGTTCGGGTTGACGGCCCAAGAGGTCATGGCCCTGCGTGCTCAGGGATACCGGCCCTGGGAGTACTACAACAGCAACCCCGTGCTCAAGGAAGTGATTGACCAGATTGCCAGTGGGATGTTTTCGCGAGGGGATACGTCTCTGTTTCGGCCCCTGGTAGATTCGCTGCTCAACCACGACCCCTATTTCCTGCTGGCGGATTTTCAGTCGTTTTTAGACTGCCAAGACCAGGTCAGCGAAACCTATAAAGACCCAGAGCGCTGGACCCGCATGTCCATCCTGAACACGGCTCGCACGGGTTATTTCTCGTCGGACCGGACGATTCAAGAGTACTGTCGGGACATTTGGCGGGCGTCGCCCGTGCCCATCGAACTCAAACCCTACGACCATTACCAGGCGGGGATGCGTTTGACCTAG